Genomic DNA from Larus michahellis chromosome 3, bLarMic1.1, whole genome shotgun sequence:
actcctaaatctctttatctctcctcctcctctccgtgtgcaagggctggggggagaccatctgtcaccagccattggccaatctgaccaaaaccacgacaccctgCCCGGTGGTTTTACTGTGGTCCACACAGGAATGATGAAGATTTATGAGTCTAAAGCCTAGCAAATGGCAAGTTTTCCAGTTTTACTGGAAAGTTTTGCCAGATTTCACCAGTCTGAGGCACTTGCTGGTCATTTCTCTCAGCAGTTACTACCGTGGGCGATGCAGCATCTTTGGCTGAGTCTATGCAGGTTACTAGAACAGGGCCAGGATGCTCCAGCCAGCAGTTTGGTCCCTGGCTTTGCAGGGGGTAAAGAGCTTGGGCATGATCTGTGCCACCCAGCCTCGGGGCTAGAGGGCAGGCCTTGCCCTCTTTTATTTACTAGCTTAGACGCAGTGTATGAGATAAGGGCTTAAAAGAGGGAGAAGAATAATCTTTCTCACTAGCAACTTCAGAGTTCTTAGTCCGAACAATGTTTTGACCTATCATAAGATCTGATTTAAATCATATTTGTAACATCACTGCAATGGTGCCCTGATGAGCTGCGTGCCTGAAGGTGTTCATCAATTACAATGTCACATTTGTAATTATTAGAATTGATAAAAATAATAGGGCTAGCAGAGTCTGGaatacagttttggttttgtttttttttttattaaatgaaatatcTTCGTACTATCAGTGAAATTATACTGTTCTTCATAATACTTGCCCCCACGTAAATACAGCATTACTGATTCACAGCCTCACTGAGGCTTATGGGATCCTTGTGgccccagctgctccagcccgcAAATGCTTTATGCATTGCCCAGTCATAAGCTGGGAAACACATTAGTCCAAACTTTTTATATGGTACTGTGCGCGTGACAGTAATTTGTTTCAGCccttaaataaaaattgaaatgatAGTGATAAACTATAACATAACCAGGATGTAAATGCAGCCTAACTATAAATAAATAAGCGGCAGCAGTGCTTCTGAAATCTGCCGTGGGTGTTATTGCTCTAAATAATCAGTCGCCGGTGAATTTGAACCTGAGTGAAGAAGTGTTTCTGAACTCTGAACAACATTGACCTCTCATGGGCTCTTTGAAGCCACTAAACTGTGGGATTATCAGAAAACTGTGTACTGCTCCGAGACAGGCAGACAGCAAAGATGCACTTAAATGATTTTGCTACAGCATGCAGtccaaaaaaaggaggggaaaaacaacTCAGGTTCCCCTCAGAACTGCACTTGATAAGGAAAGTCAATCTATTGTGGCATTTTACAGGCTTTTAGGAAAGAAGGCTgtgacttgttttcttttttccttttctcccctccaggGTTAgactaaaagaggaaaaaaggagctaGCTTAGAGTCCGATTTTTCCCCACAGTTTGCTAACTTTTTAATGGAGCATTATCATAAAGGGCTAACTTATAACCTGAAAATGAAAGCTACTGCAAACCTGGAGAATGACTGTACTTAGCAGCCTGTTTGACTgggctttgtgtttcttttgttgctgGAGAATAAAAAGGAGTTTGTGCTCTTCATTACTCTCTCTTTGCCAGAGTAAAGAAgagaccaaacaaacaaacaaacaagcaggaAGGTGCCTTTCTTGGTGCAGAATTTCATCTCCATAGTGAATGATGATCTCTCGAGGCAGAGTTACATGGAGAGCTTTCAAAAGTAAACAAAGAGACTTTGCTCAACTGGCAGGTTTGAAAGCCCTCTTATTTCCAAAAGCATCTAAACACACAAACTTATATTACctcttaaatgtttttatttgtataCAAAATGTTATAATTTATCGATATTGTGCAGCGAAGTACAGATACACACATACATACgtacgcccccccccccccccaacacacacacatgtacaaaTACAACACAAATACCActgtctttctctctgcccttcagaAAGGCAACACTGTTTTGGCAGGTCAGCAGCTAGAAATAAGGTGCTATAATTAAGCAGTATCGGAATGTCTTCACTTTACAAATGTGATGTGCAAATTTATATacaaccacttttttttccacagaaccCCAAACTCCGTACCCCGAACCACTCTCAGTGATACAAACATGTATAAAGTGCTAATACTTAAGCATGTTTCCAACGACTTCACGACGTAGTTTGAAGTTTAGAACAGGCACTGTAATAGTTCACTGGGTAGATTGTCACTCTGTGCGGTACGACAGAGAGAAAAGTCACTCAGACATCGCTGGGGGACCGGGAGCGAAAGGACACTTTTGCCTGAAAGCAGCCACAGAAGAGCACCCACATGGACCTCTGGATTTCCTGGTTCCTGTAGGCGTAAATGATGGGGTTGATCATGGAGTTGTAGGTAGCGGGTAGAAGCGTGGCGTACGTGTACACGGACGGGTAGTCGGGATCCCCCACTACACAGTAGATGGCAAAAGGCAGCCAGCTGGCTCCGAAAGTCCCAAGGATTATAGCGAGGGTAGAGACTCCCTTTTTGGTGGCCACATAGTGGGAAGCAGTCAGAAAGTGCTGCTGGAGAGCTATCTGATGGGCATGCCTGCAAACGATCTTGCAGATCTCGATGTAGAGATGGAGCATGATGAGGAAAATGACAAAGAAAGAGGCGGACAGCAGCGTCACATTGCTCTTGGTCAAGGGTCTGACGATGCTGCAGGTGGCACGGTCATGGAGGCAGTTCCAGCCCAGGACGGGCAGCAGCCCCAGACAGAGGGAGACCCCCCAGGCACCCGCCAGCATGGTATGGATGCAGAGCACCGTCCTCTCCGAGTAGTAGGTGAGGGCATTGTAAAGGGAGAGGTAGCGATCGACCGTGATGGCCAGCAAGCTACTCACGGAGGCGGCGAAGGAGGCGACGAGGAAGCCCACCGTCAGCAGGCTGACCGTCTCAGAGCGGATCACGTACTGGAAAACGAAGTTGAGGATGAGGCCGAGGCCGGCCAGGAGGTCGGCGGTGGCCAGGCTGCCCACCAGCACGAACATGGGGGTGCGCAGGGCGGGCGAGTAGCAGATGATGGCCACCACCAGGGCGTTCTCGCAGGCGATGGCGGTGCCGGAGACGCAGAGCATCACATCCCAGGGGTTGAGGGCGGAGGGCGCGGGGGGCCGCGACGACAGCTCCAGCGAGGCGttgccgccgctgccgctgccgctgccagCCGGCAGCCGGTGGGCGGCCGCTGCGCTGTGGTTCAGCGCCGCCGGTGCGTCCATGGCCGCCCGGTCCgtcgcggcggcggagcgggggcAGAGGCGgcgcgcgggggcggcggggcggcggggcgcgcatCGCCGCGCCCGCCCCTGCGCTGTCTCTGGTGCTGAACCCGCGGAAGTTTCCCGCCGGTCCGGACAccaccccctccgccccccgcctcTCCAGCGGTTACCCCGCCCCTCTGACGTCACAAGTTGGGGAGGGGCTGGCACGGACGCGGAGCACCGAGGGGGGTTCGTTCGCTCCGGGAGCGGAGAAGGTGGGAGTGAAACTGCCGCCCGGGACGAGCTCTccctccccgccgtcccccggctccctcctgcccctgcgACTTTTCCTCGCGCTGGGCAATAGGTTTTTCTCCGCCTCGAGGGACACCCGAACCCCTTTTTGGGGGGAAGATGGCAAGTTTTGTGTTCGTACAGCACTTGCCGTAATGGCTCTGAAGCTGGCGGGGGGCTTCGTACGCCACCGAATGTAAACGTTTCCAAACAGCGCTGTGAATTGATGTGGAAAAGCCCCCTTCACGCTTATCCTCCCCGAACGACGTAGACTGTAGGGTTAACAAGCTGTTTGCCAGTGCAAGCATCCGCACGATTTCTTGAGGTCCCCCCAGAATATTTCCTGAGGTCCCCCAAAGTGTTAAGGTCAAACCAGAGAAGACACGATTGCATGGGCATAAAAATTACCAGCTTTCTCTTCGTCTCACCCGTTGCACCTCGCAAAGAACCAGCAGCCACTGTTATTTTCCCCTCTAAAGCACACAAATCGAAGCAGCAAAGGACACCTGCCTTGTGCCAATTGCCACCAAACCCAGTGCCAAATGGATGCAGGCAGCTGGCAGTTTCATCTGCAGCAAACGTGGCTCCCCTGGCACTGAGGGGACAAGCCAAAAGGTGCTCTCCCCAGCCTGGGAGAGTGTTTGTGCTGTAACTGCTGATCAAAACAATGTGGAAATAAATTGACCTCTTGGTTATGGCAACAGTGTGCAAACCATTTAGACGCAATTTTGAAAACCTCattagaagaaaatgtgtttagtGTCTTGGGCAGTCCAAATGAAGATGGCACACAGGTGGCGCCATGGTGAAAAGTGGGCACATTCAAAGGGAATTAGAGTGTCAGCATCCATCACATCGATCCCCATCTCTGTCCTCCTGCAGGCTAAACACTATCAAGACAAGCTGCGGACACCTTGTATCTCTGTAAACAACCAAAGCCATTTCTTCTGAGGATTTCTGAAACATGAAGCTCAAAACAGTTTAATTTGGAAGGGGCCCATGGAGGTCACGTCTGGGGCACCTCTTTGGTCCCATCACTGGCTCAGAGCAGGGGCAGCATCAACTGTGCAAAGGTTTTCCTTGGGGTCTCGTTCAGTCAAgcctgaatatctccaaggaatGAGATTGTACAGCCTCTCCAGACAACCTGTGCCTCAACTGTgaagatttttcccttttatctagTGGGACTTTCCTTCACTGCAACTTGTGCCTGCAGCCCTTGTCCAGTGTGGCATCCCGCTGCTGTACATTCTCCCATGCCTATGCAGGCATTACACCACCATTTAAAGCTGCAGCAAAACCACTTGCAAGAAGGTCTAAGAGGGTTTGCAAGTCTGCACGGCTCAAGCACTTGGTCAGGTACCCCACTATTGTTCAGAAAATGCCATGTTATCATCTCATTCCCTTTGCCAAGTGGAGAACGGGCTGGGTATGGTCAACCTTCACTTGGATTAAGATTAAGATTAAGACTGAGACCACAAGAATCCCAGTGCAGAAACGGGTGCTACggagcaaagcaaaagaaggcaAGGTAAAATCCAAGGTAAAGTAAAATTTTCGATTTGCCCAGAGGAAATCCCCCAATCTAGCCCCCAAACAGGGGTGGCTTATTTCAACACTAATTAGAATGGCTGTGACAGAATAATTTAttccaaacatttttcaaaatggattaaaaatggtGCCATTCAAACGTAGCAAGTCGGGTTTATAAACAGGAACCAGTTGGGCTCCACAATGAAACCGTAAGATATGCAGTATTTTTGTGTCATCCATAAAGCATAGAGGGAAACATGTACCTTATCTGCTTTTCAGTAATGAAATGTGGTATGGAAGGTCTCAATTGTGGGTGTCTTGCCACATCTTTGACCAACCTGTTACCTCTGGGAAACAAGTGTGTGGCAGGTCTTTTCTATAATAGCATGTATATCGCAAGGTAGTGGATGCTTTTTAAATTCTGGATATAGGTCATTTTAAACCTCTATGTTCTCGAATACTTTTTCCTTAACTGAAAACATTGAGAGCCCATGCTATCAAGGGAGAAGTCATTTCACATGTGGTGAAACCTTGTGAGAGCATTAAGATCTCAGAGTAAGACGTAGGAAGAGTTTTCGACCTATGAGCCAGCCCAGCCTCACAGCCCTTGCCTGTCGTCACCCATTTCACTCAGGGAAAGAATCGTTCAAGCATTGCAGTGTGCCTGTGAAAGGGAGATGCCTGTGTCCAGCTTGACTTTGCTCCTTGTTGTCAGGTGTTTTCTGAGTTCTTCTGGCTGTTTTGTCCCTGTGTTTCTCTGGGCCTTTCCCCTTTCAAGAGGAGGATGCTCTTACAGTCCGCGTCAGGTTCTCACTGAGCACAGCAAGCGGCGCTGTGCATCTCCCTCATCTCCCTCATCTCCCTCACTGTGCCCAGTAGCAATTGGCAGGGTTAGTGACCAGCTCCCCACTTATTAAAATGGTTACACCTCCTTGGGAACTGTTTATATTTCCAGAGCTATCGTTAAAGGCCTTTTATCGTCTCAGTACATCTTCTTGCATCAGTCATCCCAACAAAAGGTGAGCCATCTGGATTGCTCTTGATTTTAACCGTTTGAGGGAAAAAGAGGATTCAAAGAGCAGCTAAAGATGGCATCTGACAGCCACGATCATTTACCACGGCGTCATAAGGAGCAGCGGAGAGAGAAGTCTGGCCAGACCTCCTGCACCGGCACCAAGATGTTTTCACCTTGGTTTCCTAACTGAGACTGAATCCGCAGACCtcaccataaaaataaaaaggccataaaaataaaaagctatgcTTCAGCAGCGCACACCTAAGCACAGCGTATGATGTAACTCAGTAATCATCTTAGCgaatttctgaaaattaagcagcaacaaaattaaaaagttgcTGAAATAAATGATCTGAAAGCTCTCTGCTTGACTTCTCCATCTGTTCTGAGGGCTGAGCAATATTGTGGTGTAATTTTAATATGTGATTATTTAATTTCGGTTAACTATGGATTATTTTGATAGTTGGTATTCCTTAATGATTAATAAGTAGGCTGAGTAAATGTTAAGTATTATTATATGTGCTTTACATAGCATGAGttggaaccaaaaaaaaagcacttcaaaatTTATCTTTCCAATAACTCGCTGAAAATATTGAGGAGTCATTTTTCTTCTGGCAACATAAAGAAGCCTTAAAAtaaaggcaggaggaggggaagagagagggggatAACACAGATGGTGAGCTAACCAGCGCTGGCATTTCGGAGATTTCTACACAGCTGGCgtgaaaagatgttttaaacTCTTAGCGTTCCATTTAGGCACCTCTTCAGGTTTGTCATTTTCCTGACTCAGTGAACTCAGCCTCGTCATCTGGTGTCACCGATGACTAGGTCCTCACTAACGATACCTCCCTGGCTGATCCTTCCGATTTACACAGGTGTCCACCTGCAAACAGGCTGTATTGCAAAACCTACTGATGACATAAACCTCAGAGGGGTTCAGGCACCATTTAGAATTTCAGTCGCGTCCTACACAGTCCCGTTTCTCCGCCACACGCTGTGTTTCTCACACGGTCCTTGACTGGGTTTCTTGGTGGAGCGCTCACCGTGCCATCAGTCCCCTTGGGATGAGTGTTCAGCTGCCTGGCCGCTCTGTCCCTCGCACACATACTGTCCAGAAAACAGCCTGCATGTCTGTAAAATCTATTTCACTTGCACCCTGAGGCTATATGGGACCGCAGAAACACATGAACACAACCGCCATGCTTTTTCTTGGGATGCTTGGGATGAAAATCATGGTTTACTCTGTTGCATTCACAAAGCTGCATTGCGCCAGTGGATTTTATGGGTGCTTTGGAAAGTGGTACTATGTCTTATGTAGTCTCTGAATCACGAGTAGAAAGTGCAGGGACAAACTTTACATAAGCAGGTGCAAATCCGCTTTAAATAGCGCAACAAATACTTATTGTCAGGGATGAATTCAGACTGAACCTTAAGTTGAAAAGTGCAGAGTTTGAGCTATCATGCATTCCATTTTTactgagaagaaaatataaatgcaGGTATGTACGGAAAAACAGACAGAAGCACAGTGAACACTATTTTGAGCTTTCACTTGTGGCTCTCAAAGGACTTTGCAACAATTTAAAGTgagagccttcctccagcccttttCCTTCGGGATTCCCAcccagcctcccctctccctgtcccatcccacagCTTCGGCAGCTGCCAGTTCTGCCTGTGGATGACAGTGGCAGGGTCCCAGGCTATGAGCCCTTCTCCTCCTACCGCTCCCTCTTCAGATGGGATAACTTTTTGATGCAGCTTTGACCGCTTAAGCTTAGTCAGGCAGGGACTCTCCCCTGGGAGGCGCCTCTTCTGAGTGCTCACCACCcagagaattcttttttttcaggtgcttgAGCTTTCCTACCATCTTTTGGTAGGGACCCAGTGACTACGAGAGCGACCTACACATCTGCTTAGCAATCTCCACATCTGTCAGCCCGCTTCCACCAGCCAGCTAGGCTAAGCCAAAGCACCTGGCTTAGCTTCCGAAGGAATAACATTTGCCAGCAACACTTGGATGCTAAATGAGCTCCACATGGGTTTGTAGAGAGTTTGTTAGGAAAGGCACAGTCATTGCTtacctttattaaaaaagataGCCTCTGGTCCACTCTGTTTATTTCTAGAGATTAGTGATGAATATACTGAAGCTAAATACAcatattttgcaatttttccttccttaccCCGCTTGTTCTGTTGATGGAAAGAAATCAGCAGCGGCAAAGGTCATTCATTGTTAGATGTGTCATCAGGTGCAATGGAACAAGGTCTTTTATTGGTTTCATTCTTTTAAACTTTTCCAAAGCACTTTTCCTCAAGTTTTTAAATGGCTTCAAACTAGCCTTTAAATTGTTCAAGGGCTTTTCTGCACATCTAAGTGAGGGAGTCCTGAGTTTACCTAACCAATGTCTTTTTGCGGCTTTGTAAAAACAAGCTGCAAATTTATTTCACTAAAATGTTTGCGTTGTTTCATGTGATCCTATAAGTTGCTGATTAGTTACTACACAGGAGGccatagatatatttttttcattaaagttaACAGCGAGTTTGAGAACTTTTCCAGATACTAGAATGCAAACGATAATGCAAATAATACTAGAATGCAAACGACTAAACGATAagaaaacatagaatcacagaatcagttaggttggaaaaaacctttaagatcatcaagtccggCCATTAACCTATCACGCCAAGTCCACCAATAAACCATATCCCTAAATgacacatctacacatcttttaaatacctgcagggatggtgagtcaaccgcttccctgggcagcctgttccaatgcttgagaaccctttcagtgaagaaatttttcataatacccaatctaaacctcccctggcacaacgtgaggtcatttcctcttgtcttatcccctgttccttgggagaagagaccgacccccacctctctacatcctcctttcaggtagtcatagagagcaataaggtctccccccagcctcctcttctccaggctaaacaactccagctccctcagcctctcttcagaggacttgttctccagacccctcaccagcttcactgttcttctttggacatgctccagcaactcaatgtccttcttgtagtgagggacgTCCTAGACATCAGAGAAGATTGCGTACgaaaaagacacagaagaaaagacaggATTTTGTTTATTAATGGCAAGAAAGCGGgtgaagagctgctgcagagaggaaggCTGTACCTTCAGTAGTGGGGCACAGTATGAGGAGAAAGCAAGGTCCCTGCCCACCAGTGGGAATGCTGTCCTGGGGGGCTTGGCCTGGGAATTTGGCATCACAGGCACAAATCCGTACATCCCAGCCAAATGTATTATATGTGAAAGTAGACATTTTCCAGAGATATTAATGACTCAGGTTGAAACCAATACCCTTATTATAATAACGTTGAGTGCTTTATATGTCTTATTTGAGTCTTCCAGATATGAATatagttttgtgtttctttacatGTCAGCTTGGCAACACTTAGCAAAGACATTTCTTCTAAGAGAACAAATTAAAGCAACTTCAAAACAAGCCTGTTATTGCTCAACAGCCTGGGTCTCTGCCAGCAAGAAACAAATTGGTGATTATTTAGCTGTGGCAGTAAAAGAGAATTGTAAAttctcagaaaacttttttttttttttctggtggtgtcAGCTTTAATATAAAAGTGAAGGTGGCAAGGTTGAAGTTATTAGCATCGCAG
This window encodes:
- the GPR6 gene encoding G-protein coupled receptor 6 encodes the protein MDAPAALNHSAAAAHRLPAGSGSGSGGNASLELSSRPPAPSALNPWDVMLCVSGTAIACENALVVAIICYSPALRTPMFVLVGSLATADLLAGLGLILNFVFQYVIRSETVSLLTVGFLVASFAASVSSLLAITVDRYLSLYNALTYYSERTVLCIHTMLAGAWGVSLCLGLLPVLGWNCLHDRATCSIVRPLTKSNVTLLSASFFVIFLIMLHLYIEICKIVCRHAHQIALQQHFLTASHYVATKKGVSTLAIILGTFGASWLPFAIYCVVGDPDYPSVYTYATLLPATYNSMINPIIYAYRNQEIQRSMWVLFCGCFQAKVSFRSRSPSDV